A window of the Brassica napus cultivar Da-Ae chromosome C5, Da-Ae, whole genome shotgun sequence genome harbors these coding sequences:
- the LOC106447234 gene encoding CASP-like protein 2A1 isoform X1 codes for MEKIDDHLKPSHSVSAGAATEKWEEVSTGIRTAETMLRVAPVGLCVAALVIMLKDSQTNEYGEVSYSNLTAFSGNNELTIRYLVHANGICAGYSLLSAAIAAMPGSSSTMPRVWTIFCLDQILTYVVLAAGAVSTEVLYLAYKGDDAITWSDACSSFGSFCHKATASVIITFVVVCFYVVLSLISSYKLFTRFDPPATVDSNKNVEVAVFGS; via the exons atggAGAAGATTGATGATCATCTGAAGCCTAGCCACAGTGTTTCCGCTGGTGCTGCGACAGAGAAGTGGGAAGAGGTTAGTACTGGTATCCGAACCGCCGAGACAATGCTCCGGGTAGCTCCGGTGGGTCTTTGTGTTGCGGCGCTTGTTATCATGCTCAAAGACTCTCAGACTAATGAGTACGGCGAAGTTTCTTACTCCAACCTCACAGCGTTCAG TGGTAATAATGAGCTTACGATTAGGTACTTGGTGCACGCAAATGGAATATGTGCAGGCTACTCTCTTCTCTCAGCAGCCATTGCAGCCATGCCTGGTTCTTCTTCCACTATGCCTCGTGTTTGGACCATCTTCTGTCTCGACCAG ATTCTGACCTACGTGGTTCTTGCTGCTGGAGCTGTGTCTACTGAAGTTCTATACTTAGCCTACAAAGGAGACGATGCCATTACGTGGAGCGATGCGTGCAGTTCATTTGGCAGTTTCTGCCATAAAGCCACTGCTTCTGTTATAATCACATTCGTTGTGGTTTGCTTTTATGTCGTTCTCTCTCTTATCTCCTCTTATAAGCTCTTTACTCGCTTTGATCCTCCAGCCACCGTTGACTCCAACAAAAACGTCGAAGTTGCTGTCTTTGGAAGTTGA
- the LOC106447234 gene encoding CASP-like protein 2A1 isoform X3: MSTAKFLTPTSQRSGYSLLSAAIAAMPGSSSTMPRVWTIFCLDQILTYVVLAAGAVSTEVLYLAYKGDDAITWSDACSSFGSFCHKATASVIITFVVVCFYVVLSLISSYKLFTRFDPPATVDSNKNVEVAVFGS, encoded by the exons ATGAGTACGGCGAAGTTTCTTACTCCAACCTCACAGCGTTCAG GCTACTCTCTTCTCTCAGCAGCCATTGCAGCCATGCCTGGTTCTTCTTCCACTATGCCTCGTGTTTGGACCATCTTCTGTCTCGACCAG ATTCTGACCTACGTGGTTCTTGCTGCTGGAGCTGTGTCTACTGAAGTTCTATACTTAGCCTACAAAGGAGACGATGCCATTACGTGGAGCGATGCGTGCAGTTCATTTGGCAGTTTCTGCCATAAAGCCACTGCTTCTGTTATAATCACATTCGTTGTGGTTTGCTTTTATGTCGTTCTCTCTCTTATCTCCTCTTATAAGCTCTTTACTCGCTTTGATCCTCCAGCCACCGTTGACTCCAACAAAAACGTCGAAGTTGCTGTCTTTGGAAGTTGA
- the LOC106447234 gene encoding CASP-like protein 2A1 isoform X2, translating into MEKIDDHLKPSHSVSAGAATEKWEEVSTGIRTAETMLRVAPVGLCVAALVIMLKDSQTNEYGEVSYSNLTAFRYLVHANGICAGYSLLSAAIAAMPGSSSTMPRVWTIFCLDQILTYVVLAAGAVSTEVLYLAYKGDDAITWSDACSSFGSFCHKATASVIITFVVVCFYVVLSLISSYKLFTRFDPPATVDSNKNVEVAVFGS; encoded by the exons atggAGAAGATTGATGATCATCTGAAGCCTAGCCACAGTGTTTCCGCTGGTGCTGCGACAGAGAAGTGGGAAGAGGTTAGTACTGGTATCCGAACCGCCGAGACAATGCTCCGGGTAGCTCCGGTGGGTCTTTGTGTTGCGGCGCTTGTTATCATGCTCAAAGACTCTCAGACTAATGAGTACGGCGAAGTTTCTTACTCCAACCTCACAGCGTTCAG GTACTTGGTGCACGCAAATGGAATATGTGCAGGCTACTCTCTTCTCTCAGCAGCCATTGCAGCCATGCCTGGTTCTTCTTCCACTATGCCTCGTGTTTGGACCATCTTCTGTCTCGACCAG ATTCTGACCTACGTGGTTCTTGCTGCTGGAGCTGTGTCTACTGAAGTTCTATACTTAGCCTACAAAGGAGACGATGCCATTACGTGGAGCGATGCGTGCAGTTCATTTGGCAGTTTCTGCCATAAAGCCACTGCTTCTGTTATAATCACATTCGTTGTGGTTTGCTTTTATGTCGTTCTCTCTCTTATCTCCTCTTATAAGCTCTTTACTCGCTTTGATCCTCCAGCCACCGTTGACTCCAACAAAAACGTCGAAGTTGCTGTCTTTGGAAGTTGA
- the LOC106447229 gene encoding ribokinase gives MMKGISLSQSNTFHPNIKFNRSNPPPINIVNPTLRVPGRSLRVLSLSVDPTANAKSTVKSHAPPLVVVGSANADIYVEIERLPKEGETISAKTGQTLAGGKGANQAACGAKLDYPTYFVGRLGEDAHGKLIAGALGDGSEGCGVRLDYVKSVTDEPTGHAVVMLQSDGQNSIIIVGGANMRGWPEKMSDDELEVVRNAGVVLLQREIPDSINVQVAKAVKKAGVPVILDVGGMDTPIPSELYGSVDILSPNETELSRLTGMPTETFEQISQAVAQCHKLGVKQVLVKLGSKGSALFIEGEEPIQQSIIPAAQVVDTTGAGDTFTAAFAVAMVEGKSHEECLRFAAAAASLCVQVKGAIPSMPDRASVLKLLQSST, from the exons ATGATGAAAGGGATTTCACTTTCTCAGTCGAATACTTTCcatccaaacatcaaattcaatCGATCGAATCCTCCTCCGATCAACATTGTCAATCCAACCCTCCGCGTTCCCGGAAGATCCCTCCGCGTTCTCTCCCTCTCCGTCGACCCAACGGCAAATGCTAAATCAACCGTTAAATCCCACGCGCCTCCGCTGGTGGTCGTTGGATCCGCGAACGCCGACATCTACGTGGAGATCGAAAGACTGCCCAAGGAAGGCGAAACGATCTCGGCCAAGACAGGGCAAACGCTCGCCGGAGGAAAAGGCGCGAATCAGGCGGCGTGCGGGGCCAAGCTGGATTATCCGACGTACTTCGTCGGTCGTTTGGGAGAGGACGCGCACGGGAAGCTGATCGCTGGTGCCTTGGGGGATGGATCCGAAGGGTGCGGAGTCCGCTTGGATTACGTGAAGTCGGTGACGGACGAGCCGACGGGGCACGCGGTGGTGATGCTGCAGTCGGACGGTCAGAACTCGATTATTATCGTAGGTGGTGCTAATATGAGAGGATGGCCTGAGAAGATGAGCGACGATGAGCTTGAGGTCGTTAGGAATGCTGGTGTTGTGTTGCTGCAAAGAGAGATCCCTGATTCCATCAATGTTCAAGTTGCTAAG GCTGTGAAGAAAGCAGGTGTTCCGGTCATCCTCGACGTGGGAGGAATGGATACGCCAATTCCGAGTGAGCTATATGGTTCCGTAGACATCTTGAGCCCTAATGAAACTGAGCTCAGTCGCTTGACCGGAATGCCTACTGAAACTTTTGAACAGATTAGCCAAGCTGTTGCACAGTGCCATAAGTTG ggaGTTAAGCAGGTCCTAGTGAAACTTGGTTCCAAAGGGTCTGCGCTATTTATAGAAGGGGAAGAACCGATCCAGCAGTCAATTATACCGGCTGCGCAAGTGGTGGATACTACAGGAGCCGGGGATACTTTCACAGCAGCGTTTGCAGTGGCTATGGTAGAGGGCAAGTCACATGAGGAATGCTTGAGATTTGCTG CTGCAGCTGCCTCTCTGTGTGTCCAAGTAAAGGGTGCAATACCCAGCATGCCTGATCGAGCATCCGTCTTGAAGCTCCTTCAGTCTAGTACTTAA
- the LOC106447233 gene encoding glutathione S-transferase U25: protein MADEVILLDYWPSAFGMRTRIALEEKDIKFDHREQDLFNKSQILLEMNPVHKKIPVLIHNGKPVCESLIQVEYIDETWPGGNSLLPSDPYQRAQAKFWGDFIDKKVSGPTWVLWGGKGEEQEAGKKEFIEVLKTLETELGDKTYFGGETFGYVDIALIGFYCWFDAYEKFANFSIEAECPKVIAWAKRCLKRESVAKSLPDSDKITKYVPELKKRLGME, encoded by the exons ATGGCAGACGAAGTGATTCTTCTGGATTACTGGCCTAGTGCGTTCGGGATGAGGACGAGGATTGCTCTTGAGGAGAAAGACATCAAATTCGACCACAGAGAACAAGATCTATTCAACAAAAGCCAGATTCTCCTCGAGATGAACCCGGTTCATAAGAAAATCCCGGTTCTCATCCACAATGGTAAACCGGTTTGTGAATCTCTCATCCAGGTCGAGTACATCGACGAGACTTGGCCAGGGGGAAACTCACTCCTTCCCTCTGATCCTTACCAAAGAGCTCAAGCCAAGTTTTGGGGAGATTTCATAGACAAGAAG GTGTCTGGTCCGACGTGGGTTCTCTGGGGAGGGAAAGGCGAGGAGCAAGAAGCGGGGAAGAAGGAGTTCATCGAGGTGCTCAAGACGCTAGAGACCGAGCTTGGAGACAAGACTTACTTTGGAGGCGAAACGTTCGGTTATGTTGATATAGCCTTGATCGGGTTCTACTGCTGGTTTGACGCATATGAGAAATTTGCGAACTTCAGCATCGAAGCAGAGTGTCCAAAGGTGATTGCTTGGGCTAAAAGGTGTCTGAAAAGAGAGAGTGTGGCTAAGTCTCTTCCTGATTCAGACAAGATCACTAAGTACGTTCCCGAGCTAAAGAAAAGACTTGGTATGGAATAG
- the LOC106450171 gene encoding glutathione S-transferase U26-like, translated as MADEVILLDYWPSMFGMGTTKIALAEKGVAYEYKETDPRAKTSLLIETNPIHKKIPVLIHKGKQICEPLIQLEYIDEVWSDTYPILPSDTYQKAQARFWGDFIDKKFYDPSWKVWGTTGEEQVTAKKELLEHFKTLETELGDKTYYGGDVFGFVDIALMGYYSWFKAIEKFGEFSIEAEFPKLTQWTKRCLERESVVMSIADSDKIVEYAYVLRRKLGAE; from the exons ATGGCCGACGAAGTGATTCTTCTTGATTATTGGCCAAGCATGTTCGGGATGGGGACGACGAAGATAGCTTTGGCTGAGAAAGGAGTGGCGTATGAGTATAAGGAGACAGACCCTAGGGCGAAGACATCTTTGCTCATCGAGACGAATCCAATTCACAAGAAGATTCCGGTTCTCATCCACAAAGGTAAACAGATCTGTGAACCTCTTATCCAGCTCGAGTACATCGACGAGGTTTGGTCCGATACATATCCTATCCTCCCTTCTGATACTTACCAGAAAGCTCAAGCTAGATTCTGGGGTGATTTCATCGACAAAAAG TTTTACGACCCATCATGGAAAGTATGGGGAACAACGGGAGAAGAACAAGTTACAGCCAAGAAAGAATTGCTTGAACATTTCAAGACACTTGAAACAGAGCTTGGAGACAAAACTTACTATGGTGGGGATGTCTTCGGATTCGTAGACATTGCACTAATGGGATATTACAGCTGGTTCAAAGCCATTGAGAAGTTCGGTGAGTTCAGTATCGAAGCAGAGTTCCCAAAATTGACTCAGTGGACCAAAAGgtgtttagagagagagagcgtggTTATGTCAATAGCTGATTCTGACAAGATTGTCGAGTATGCTTACGTTCTCAGGAGGAAATTGGGAGCTGAGTAG
- the LOC106447230 gene encoding putative nuclease HARBI1, whose protein sequence is MSLPCFTALFNILQTNYGLQPTSNISIEESVAIFLVICGHNEVQRDVGLRFGRNQETVMRKFSEVLTATELLPCDYIRTPTTQELQRILERLLVDRVNYPYFSGCVGAMDGTHVCVKVTPELQGMYWNRHDNASLNIMAICDFNVLFTYIWNGAPGSCHDTAVLTMTKESDSEFPMPPLDKYYLVDSSYPNKQGFLAPYRSSRNRVVRYHMSQFNYGPPPKNKEELFNRRHASLRSVIERTFGVWKKKWRILSDFPKYDIDIQKRVIMATMGLHNFIKISNFADADFAEVMIETGINDTNSENDLDDTEALNATNTIDGEYMARIRDNIVNMLWKNLNS, encoded by the coding sequence ATGTCACTTCCATGTTTCACAGCACTGTTTAACATTCTACAAACAAATTACGGTCTACAACCGACATCCAATATAAGCATTGAAGAAAGTGTGGCTATATTTCTAGTGATATGTGGACACAATGAAGTTCAGAGAGATGTCGGTTTGAGGTTTGGACGAAATCAGGAGACTGTGATGAGAAAATTTAGTGAAGTTTTAACAGCAACTGAACTTCTTCCATGTGATTATATTAGAACTCCAACAACACAAGAACTACAGCGAATTCTTGAAAGACTTCTAGTAGACCGAGTAAATTATCCGTATTTTAGCGGTTGTGTTGGAGCGATGGATGGAACGCATGTTTGTGTCAAAGTCACTCCTGAGTTACAAGGAATGTATTGGAATCGACATGATAATGCATCATTGAACATCATGGCAATATGTGACTTCAATGTGTTATTCACTTATATTTGGAATGGAGCTCCAGGATCATGTCACGACACAGCTGTTCTAACCATGACAAAAGAAAGTGATTCTGAGTTTCCTATGCCTCCACTTGACAAGTATTATCTTGTCGATTCCAGCTATCCCAATAAACAAGGGTTTCTAGCTCCCTATAGGTCATCACGTAATAGAGTTGTGAGGTATCATATGTCACAATTTAACTATGGTCCCCCtccaaaaaataaagaagaactCTTCAATCGGCGTCATGCTTCTTTACGTTCCGTAATCGAGAGGACTTTCGGGGTTTGGAAGAAAAAATGGAGGATTCTTTCTGATTTTCCAAAATATGATATTGATATACAAAAAAGAGTGATAATGGCAACTATGGGACTacataattttatcaaaatttcaaattttgcaGATGCAGATTTTGCTGAAGTGATGATAGAGACGGGAATAAACGACACAAACTCGGAGAACGATTTAGACGACACAGAAGCATTAAATGCTACAAATACAATAGATGGAGAATATATGGCTCGAATAAGGGATAATATTGTAAATATGTTGtggaaaaatttaaattcttgA
- the LOC106422648 gene encoding uncharacterized protein LOC106422648, which produces MSSSHRCSASSSRQRGRNVSNETRTRSTDRFKWTYEQEKKLIELFDHAISMNKYTLKDPTALGRDYIVEQFNLAFNMNITYGFFKNKLDEFKKSYKMWKFLMKSTGISVDPETSMIMMIHILQMNLPMMQLESILEEVNNVEDVGVVHTLVADEGVVCTDQVEAQELILEVVHEEVGENNHLRQQCKKLLLDLKIFNDKVYNNFFLVRLIKMITMNGKRRKRYSLIYKLQNILNFIGNVLIHSKS; this is translated from the exons ATGTCGTCTAGTCATCGATGCAGTGCAAGTTCTTCCAGACAAAGAGGCCGAAATGTTTCTAATGAAACTAGAACAAGA AGCACGGACAGATTCAAATGGACatatgaacaagaaaaaaaactcattgAATTGTTTGATCATGCAATCTCTATGAACAAGTATACTCTGAAAGATCCTACGGCTCTTGGCAGAGATTATATCGTTGAACAATTCAATCTTGCATTTAACATGAATATAACTTACgggtttttcaaaaataagcTCGACGAATTCAAAAAATCATACAAGATGTGGAAGTTTCTGATGAAATCCACCGGTATTTCGGTTGATCCTGAAACATCAATGATT ATGATGATTCACATCCTTCAAATGAATTTACCCATGATGCAGTTGGAATCAATATTGGAAGAGGTGAACAACGTGGAAGACGTGGGAGTAGTTCACACTCTAGTGGCAGACGAGGGGGTAGTTTGCACAGATCAGGTGGAAGCTCAGGAACTAATTTTGGAAGTGGTTCACGAGGAAGTCGGCGAAAACAATCATTTGAGACAACAATGCAAGAAACTATTACTGGATTTAAAGATTTTCAACGACAAAGTCTACAACAACTTCTTCCTGGTGCGTTTGATCAAGATGATTACGATGAATGGAAAAAGGCGGAAGCGTTATTCCTTGATCTACAAGTTACAAAACATACTAAATTTTATTGGAAATGTCTTAATACACTCCAAGAGTTAA
- the LOC106447231 gene encoding snake venom metalloprotease inhibitor 02A10-like: protein LVFHETTKIFQNSWVWDYNSGGQSSPGLWGPGFQQWGTPPNAQHWGTPPNAQQWGTQPNPQQWGVQPGFQQWGTPPNAQKWGTPPTGQQWSAPSTAQQWGTPPTAPQWGTPPNAQQWGTPPNAQQWNTPPNAQQWGTPPNANQWGTPPNAQQWGTQSNVQQWDTPTSAQQWGVKDLIMEITNQPERIQLMFNMDFRWTIIMKFQIAQQKELRLIPNNHNHSVLVSQVVLILEKIHDNPEQEVCSTYGETHKIIKVMTKMKISLL from the coding sequence CTGGTGTTTCACGAAACAACGAAGATATTCCAAAACAGTTGGGTTTGGGACTATAATTCTGGCGGTCAAAGCTCACCAGGTTTATGGGGTCCTGGATTTCAACAGTGGGGAACACCACCAAACGCACAACATTGGGGCACACCGCCAAATGCGCAACAATGGGGCACACAGCCAAATCCACAACAATGGGGTGTACAGCCTGGTTTTCAACAGTGGGGAACACCACCAAATGCGCAAAAATGGGGAACACCGCCAACTGGACAGCAGTGGAGCGCACCGTCAACTGCACAACAATGGGGCACACCACCAACTGCACCACAGTGGGGCACACCACCGAATGCTCAACAATGGGGCACACCACCGAATGCTCAGCAATGGAACACACCGCCGAATGCTCAGCAATGGGGCACACCACCGAATGCTAATCAATGGGGAACACCACCGAATGCTCAACAGTGGGGTACACAATCAAATGTTCAACAGTGGGATACACCAACGAGTGCTCAACAGTGGGGCGTCAAAGACCTAATCATGGAAATAACAAATCAGCCGGAACGAATCCAACTCATGTTCAATATGGATTTTCGTTGGACGATCATCATGAAGTTTCAGATAGCGCAACAAAAAGAACTTCGCCTGATACCCAACAACCACAATCACTCGGTCTTGGTTTCACAAGTCGTTTTGATTCTGGAAAAAATTCACGACAACCCAGAACAGGAGGTCTGTTCAACATATGGGGAAACACACAAGATAATCAAAGTGATGACGAAGATGAAGATTAGTTTGCTATAA
- the BNAC05G13390D gene encoding uncharacterized protein BNAC05G13390D produces the protein MKEDDVSSRNVNPRSNRNSVASASASASAAPVDSLRRRARSPSPPQTGAASSVGASSPAVPVNAGSVDWTGHGLGSSGRSCRPWDRGDLLRRLATFKPSNWLGKPKTASSLACAQKGWVSIDLDKIQCEYCGSSLHYSPPQHQLNHPQADSSREEFSKKLDDAHEGSCPWIGNCCPESLVQFPPTPPSALVGGYKDRCDGLLQFYSLPIVSVSAIDQMRASRRLQIDRLLAQPQVYAHDDPSLRMDNILAAETSKQEALSNYSRAQKLISLCGWEPRWLPNIQDCEEHSAQSARNGCPSGPSRNQSRFQDPGPSRKQLSASSRKASGNYEVLGPEYKSESRSPLLDCSLCGVTIRIWDFLTTSRPVPLAPINANLPETSKKTALTRGNSATSGVNGWFANEGMEQQQNEYVDEAETSVKRRIASNAGISFYQSAAGASSSAQLNMSVTRDNYQFSDRGKEILLRQPSGSEVGDRAASYESRGPSTRKRNLEDGGSTADRPYLRVQHADSVEGTVVDRDGDEVNDDSAGPSKRSRGSEVHETYLPSYGRELSVGGPSHSVDAENEREVNRSDPFSEGNEQAMAFPGARDSARASSVIAMDTICHSANDDSMESVENQPGDFGDVNYPPAATGQSADPSELNFSNQAQQSACFQPAPVRSNAEAGISSINDGEEVMNTETVTAQGRDGPSIGVSGGSVGMGASHEAEIHGADLSVHRGDSVVGDMEPVAEVIENLGQSGEFAPDQGVTDDFIPEEMDREGRLGDIQDRVSQSVARADSGSKIVDSLKAESVESGEKMSNVNALMNEDSVHPSLSCNAIVCSGFEASKEEVTQTWNESPLNAGFALPGSSYTANDQGPPNGDSNDEIVEFDPIKYHNCYCPWVNENVAAAGCSSNSSSSSSITEALCGWQLTLDALDSFQSLENAQIQPMESESAASLCKDDHRTPSQKLLKRHSFISRHGKK, from the exons ATGAAGGAAGACGATGTGAGTTCGCGAAACGTAAACCCTAGAAGCAACCGGAACAGTGTAGCATCGGCTTCTGCTTCCGCCTCTGCAGCTCCCGTTGACAGTCTCCGACGACGCGCCAGATCGCCTTCTCCCCCTCAGACTGGTGCCGCGAG CTCTGTGGGAGCATCTTCTCCTGCTGTTCCGGTGAACGCTGGCAGTGTGGATTGGACAGGTCACGGGCTTGGATCCTCGGGGCGTTCGTGTAGGCCTTGGGATAGAGGAGATTTACTTCGACGCCTTGCCACTTTCAAGCCTTCTAATTGGCTTGGCAAACCCAAA acgGCTAGTTCTTTGGCTTGTGCTCAGAAAGGATGGGTAAGTATTGACCTGGACAAAATTCAATGCGAGTACTGTGGATCCAGTCTGCATTACTCTCCCCCACAACATCAGTTGAATCATCCCCAAG CTGATAGCAGCAGGGAAGAATTCTCcaagaagcttgatgacgcaCATGAGGGCTCTTGTCCTTGGATAGGAAATTGCTGTCCAGAAAGCTTAGTTCAGTTTCCTCCAACTCCTCCATCAGCCTTGGTTGGAGGTTACAAGGATCGTTGTGATGGGCTCCTACAATTCTATTCTCTTCCCATCGTTTCGGTGTCTGCAATTGACCAGATGCGTGCGTCAAGACGACTGCAAATTGACCGCCTTTTGGCACAGCCCCAAGTCTATGCTCATGATGATCCCAGTTTAAGAATGGATAATATCTTAGCCGCAGAAACGTCCAAACAAGAGGCTCTCAGTAATTACTCCCGC GCTCAAAAGCTGATAAGCCTATGTGGATGGGAGCCTAGATGGCTTCCAAACATCCAAGATTGTGAAGAACACTCGGCCCAATCAGCTAGAAATGGGTGCCCTTCAGGTCCATCTAGAAATCAAAGTCGTTTTCAAGATCCTGGTCCAAGCAGAAAACAGTTATCGGCTTCATCCCGAAAAGCCTCCggaaattatgaagttttgggTCCAGAATATAAATCAGAATCCAGATCACCTTTGCTGGATTGTAGTTTATGCGGTGTAACCATCAGAATTTGGGATTTCCTGACCACTTCGCGGCCAGTTCCACTTGCGCCTATCAATGCTAATCTTCCCGAAACAAGCAAGAAAACGGCACTGACGCGTGGAAATAGTGCAACAAGTGGAGTCAATGGATGGTTTGCTAATGAAGGCATGGAACAGCAGCAAAACGAATATGTTGACGAGGCTGAAACATCAGTTAAGAGGAGAATAGCATCAAACGCAGGTATAAGCTTCTATCAAAGTGCCGCTGGTGCATCATCCTCTGCGCAGCTGAACATGTCTGTGACACGTGATAATTACCAATTCAGCGATAGAGGAAAGGAAATTCTGCTAAGGCAGCCATCAGGAAGTGAGGTGGGTGATCGTGCTGCTTCGTATGAGTCACGAGGGCCAAGTACTCGTAAGCGGAACCTGGAGGATGGTGGAAGCACGGCTGATAGGCCTTATCTACGAGTACAACATGCAGACAGTGTTGAAGGAACTGTTGTTGACCGTGATGGTGATGAGGTTAATGACGATTCAGCAGGGCCTTCAAAGCGTAGCCGAGGCTCTGAAGTGCATGAAACTTATCTTCCCTCTTATGGGAGAGAGTTATCAGTGGGTGGGCCAAGTCACTCAGTGGATGCTGAAAACGAGAGGGAAGTAAATAGAAGTGACCCGTTTAGTGAAGGAAATGAACAAGCTATGGCTTTCCCAGGTGCCAGAGACTCCGCACGTGCTTCCTCTGTCATTGCGATGGATACAATTTGCCACAGTGCCAATGATGATTCTATGGAAAGTGTGGAAAACCAACCAGGGGATTTTGGTGACGTAAATTATCCCCCTGCGGCTACAGGTCAAAGTGCTGATCCTTCTGAACTGAATTTCAGCAATCAAGCTCAGCAGAGTGCATGCTTCCAACCAGCTCCTGTTCGGTCTAACGCTGAAGCAGGCATTAGCAGCATAAATGACGGCGAGGAAGTAATGAACACAGAGACTGTCACAGCTCAGGGAAGAGATGGACCGAGTATAGGCGTCAGTGGGGGTAGTGTCGGAATGGGTGCAAGTCACGAGGCAGAGATCCACGGAGCTGACCTTTCAGTCCATAGGGGAGATAGCGTTGTTGGGGACATGGAACCTGTTGCGGAAGTCATAGAAAATCTAGGACAAAGCGGTGAATTTGCACCAGACCAAGGCGTTACTGATGATTTTATTCCTGAAGAAATGGACCGGGAAGGTAGGCTTGGGGATATTCAGGATAGGGTGTCTCAGTCCGTTGCGAGGGCGGACAGTGGCTCTAAAATCGTTGATTCACTGAAGGCTGAGTCTGTTGAAAGCGGCGAGAAGATGAGCAACGTTAATGCGTTGATGAACGAAGATAGTGTTCACCCATCATTGTCGTGCAATGCGATTGTGTGTTCTGGTTTTGAAGCATCTAAAGAGGAAGTGACCCAGACGTGGAACGAGTCTCCGCTCAACGCTGGCTTTGCGCTCCCTGGATCAAGTTACACTGCTAATGACCAAG GGCCGCCGAACGGAGATAGCAACGATGAAATTGTGGAGTTTGATCCAATAAAGTATCATAACTGCTACTGCCCTTGGGTAAATGAAAATGTGGCTGCTGCTGGATGTAGCAGCAACAGCTCGAGCTCTTCAAGTATCACTGAGGCGCTTTGTGGATGGCAATTAACTCTTGATGCCCTTGATTCGTTCCAGTCACTCGAGAATGCTCAAATCCAGCCAATGGAATCAGAATCAGCTGCATCTCTCTGCAAG GATGATCACCGAACTCCTTCCCAGAAGCTCTTGAAACGCCACTCTTTCATCAGCAGACAtgggaaaaaataa